One Phragmites australis chromosome 23, lpPhrAust1.1, whole genome shotgun sequence DNA window includes the following coding sequences:
- the LOC133906682 gene encoding uncharacterized protein LOC133906682, translating into MDRKQGFFSALREEVARGLSPARARRRSASNAAEVAAALALRGGGEALAPLMEGPDPESAGAGGAPRAGWCRWVRGQLQLARVPSAAADAGAARRNDLRLLLGVMGAPLAPVHVCAAEPLPHLSIKETPIETSSAQYILQQYLAASGGQNLLSSVRNAYAMGKVRMVATEFETGGRAVRNRMAAQRAEPGRFVLWQMAPEMWYIELAVGGSKVHAGCNGKLVWRHTPWLGAHAAKGPVRPLRRALQGLDPLTIASMFAGARCIGERKVNGEDCFILKLCADPETLRARSEGLAEIIRHVLFGYFSQKTGLLVHLEDSHLTRIQSTTGGDAVYWETTINSFIEDYRPVEGIMIAHSGRSAVTLFRFGEMAMSHTKTRMEEAWSIEEVAFNVPGLSMDCFIPPTDIKSGSVSETVELPHGEKSKVGLLPCHRAKVAALEKAVDNVALSGALQLDCK; encoded by the exons ATGGACAGGAAGCAGGGCTTCTTCTCGGCGCtgcgggaggaggtggcgcgCGGGCTGtcgccggcgcgggcgcggcggagGTCGGCGTCCAAcgcggcggaggtggcggcggcgttgGCGCTGCGCGGGGGAGGGGAGGCGCTCGCGCCGCTCATGGAGGGCCCGGATCCGGagagcgccggcgccggcggcgcgcCTCGGGCGGGGTGGTGCCGGTGGGTGCGCGGCCAGCTCCAGCTCGCGCGCGtgccgtcggcggcggcggacgcggGCGCGGCGAGGCGGAACGACCTGAGGCTGCTGCTCGGCGTCATGGGCGCGCCGCTCGCGCCAGTGCACGTCTGCGCCGCCGAGCCGCTGCCGCACCTCAGCATCAAGGAGACCCCCATT GAGACCTCGTCGGCGCAGTACATTCTGCAGCAGTACCTGGCTGCCTCCGGCGGGCAGAATCTGCTTTCCTCTGTCCGGAACGCCTACGCCATGGGCAAGGTGCGGATGGTGGCTACCGAGTTTGAGACGGGCGGCCGTGCCGTGAGGAACCGCATGGCGGCGCAGCGCGCTGAGCCTGGCCGGTTCGTGCTGTGGCAGATGGCCCCAGAGATGTGGTACATTGAGCTGGCCGTCGGTGGGAGCAAGGTGCATGCCGGCTGCAACGGCAAGCTTGTGTGGCGCCACACCCCGTGGCTTGGCGCGCATGCTGCCAAAGGCCCTGTCCGCCCTCTCCGTCGCGCCCTTCAG GGTCTGGATCCATTGACCATAGCAAGCATGTTTGCTGGAGCACGGTGCATTGGCGAGAGGAAGGTGAATGGGGAGGATTGCTTCATTCTGAAGCTGTGTGCAGATCCTGAGACGCTGAGGGCGCGCAGCGAGGGGCTTGCGGAGATCATCCGGCATGTTCTCTTTGGGTACTTCAGCCAAAAGACCGGTCTTCTTGTCCATCTTGAGGATTCTCACCTCACCCGAATCCAGTCAACGACCGGAGGAGATGCAGTTTACTGGGAGACTACCATCAATTCTTTCATCGAAGACTACCGTCCGGTGGAGGGTATAATGATTGCACATTCTGGGCGGTCGGCTGTGACCCTATTCCGTTTCGGAGAGATGGCTATGAGCCACACCAAGACTCGTATGGAGGAGGCATGGAGCATCGAGGAGGTTGCGTTCAATGTCCCTGGCCTCTCCATGGATTGTTTCATCCCGCCCACTGATATCAAGTCTGGATCTGTCAGTGAGACTGTTGAGCTCCCGCACGGTGAGAAGAGCAAGGTCGGTCTTCTCCCATGCCATCGTGCTAAGGTTGCGGCTCTAGAGAAGGCAGTTGATAACGTTGCATTGAGCGGAGCCCTACAGCTAGATTGCAAGTGA